A single genomic interval of Colius striatus isolate bColStr4 chromosome 9, bColStr4.1.hap1, whole genome shotgun sequence harbors:
- the LOC104560188 gene encoding protocadherin gamma-C5 gives MESVSLQRPAWKWQVLSLFSLCGWGWVSGQIRYSVLEESEVGTVVGNVARDLGLKVEELPGRRLRLGSEESLRRFAVRLDSGELLVKQQLDRERLCGAAASCVLSVQVVAENPLQLFRLEVEILDLNDNSPSFPSAHRTLRVAESAATATRFPLESAQDPDVGTNAVGSYRLSPNPYFSLDVKQQQDGKLFPELVLERALDREEQPELQLVLTATDGGSPARSGTAQITVLVLDVNDNAPTFDRATYKVQVPENTPVGALLLRLNASDPDEGPNGETQYSFGVHTSDSVRRLFALDPRSGEVRVSGALDFEESPFYEIYVRAHDGGVPEMEGRCVLQVEVQDANDNPPEVLLTSLLNPVPEDTPPETVVGLFNARDRDSGANGDVSLEITPNVPFAIRSLQNHFSLVTRSSLDRETTSQYVVELIARDGGSPALTTTLTLLLNISDVNDNPPRFLQPSYDAFLMENNPPGSLLCTLSASDPDDGDNSRLVYSIESGQVQGTPTSSFVHINPDNGNLYAQRTFDFELLQVLPVSVAVRDSGSPPLCANVTVYIFVLDQNDHPPTILHPASDSDIPPLQRLPLSAPPGYLVTKVTAVDADAGHNAWLSYRLLPESTDPSLFRVSQYTGEVRTARALKDTDVAAQQLIVQVMDNGDPPLSTTVIISVALEEVALEESYKPRDFLAGAKEKPDLTFYLIIALAAVSTMALATITLLAARCLRRRGRAGPSPWCCCWLSESPSRDVFKHSSPKLQLSSDGTLKYMEVTLRPTDSQSQCYGTCFSQGSDRSDFTFLRPCPPPATLPRETGAFLPATATLRDLGQVRV, from the coding sequence ATGGAGAGCGTCAGCCTCCAGCGACCCGCCTGGAAATGGCAAGTACTGAGTTTGTTTTCGCTCTGCGGATGGGGCTGGGTCTCCGGGCAGATCCGCTACTCGGTGCTTGAGGAGTCGGAGGTGGGAACCGTGGTGGGAAACGTGGCCCGGGACCTGGGCTTGAAAGTGGAGGAGCTGCCGGGTCGCAGGCTGCGCCTGGGCTCGGAGGAGAGCCTGCGCCGCTTCGCCGTGCGCCTGGACAGCGGGGAGCTGCTcgtgaagcagcagctggaccGGGAGCGCCTGTGCGGAGCGGCTGCCAGCTGCGTGCTGTCGGTGCAGGTGGTGGCAGAGAACCCCCTGCAGCTCTTCCGCCTGGAAGTGGAGATCCTGGATCTGAATGACAACTCTCCGAGCTTCCCCTCCGCTCACCGCACCCTGCGCGTGGCCGAGTCTGCTGCCACAGCCACGCGTTTCCCCCTGGAGAGCGCGCAGGACCCCGACGTGGGCACCAACGCGGTGGGCTCCTACCGCCTCAGCCCCAACCCCTACTTCTCCCTGGACGTCAAGCAACAGCAGGATGGCAAACTCTTCCCGGAGCTGGTGCTGGAGCGTGCCCTGGACCGGGAAGAGCAGCCAGAACTGCAGCTGGTGCTGACGGCCACGGACGGGGGGAGCCCAGCCCGCTCGGGCACGGCACAGATCACGGTCCTGGTCCTGGATGTCAATGACAACGCTCCCACCTTTGACCGTGCCACCTACAAGGTGCAAGTGCCTGAAAACACACCCGTGGGTGCCCTGCTCCTCCGCCTCAATGCGTCTGACCCCGACGAGGGCCCCAATGGGGAGACGCAGTACTCCTTCGGGGTCCACACCTCCGACTCGGTGCGCAGGCTCTTTGCCCTGGATCCCCGCAGCGGTGAGGTCCGGGTGAGCGGGGCCCTGGACTTCGAGGAATCACCTTTCTATGAGATCTACGTGCGAGCCCACGACGGAGGGGTCCCGGAAATGGAGGGTCGCTGCGTGCTGCAGGTGGAAGTGCAGGATGCCAATGACAACCCTCCAGAGGTGCTGCTCACCTCCTTGCTAAACCCGGTGCCAGAAGACACCCCACCAGAGACTGTCGTGGGGCTCTTCAATGCACGGGACCGGGACTCAGGAGCCAACGGGGATGTGAGCCTAGAGATCACCCCCAACGTGCCTTTTGCCATCAGGTCCCTTCAGAACCACTTCTCCCTGGTCACCCGGAGCAGCCTGGACCGAGAGACCACCTCACAGTATGTAGTGGAGCTGATTGCCCGGGATGGTGGGTCTCCTGCCCTCACCACAACACTCACGCTGCTCCTCAACATATCTGACGTGAATGACAACCCACCACGCTTCTTGCAGCCCTCCTACGATGCATTCCTCATGGAGAACAACCCGCCTGGCTCCCTGCTGTGCACTCTCTCTGCCTCTGACCCTGATGATGGGGACAATTCCCGGCTTGTGTACTCCATAGAGAGTGGCCAAGTGCAGGGTACCCCTACCTCTTCCTTTGTCCACATCAACCCTGACAACGGCAACCTCTACGCTCAGCGCACCTTCGactttgagctgctgcaggttcTGCCGGTCTCTGTGGCCGTGCGGGACTCAGGATCCCCCCCACTCTGTGCCAATGTTACTGTCTACATCTTTGTGCTGGACCAGAATGACCATCCCCCCACCATCCTGCACCCTGCCAGTGACAGCGACATCCCACCACTCCAGAGGCTCCCGCTGTCTGCCCCGCCGGGCTACCTGGTGACCAAGGTGACAGCAGTGGACGCAGATGCCGGGCACAATGCCTGGCTCTCCTACCGACTGCTGCCTGAGTCCACTGACCCCTCCTTGTTCCGGGTGTCACAGTACACCGGGGAGGTGAGGACAGCACGTGCCCTCAAGGACACCGACgtggcagcacagcagcttaTTGTCCAGGTGATGGACAATGGGGACCCACCGCTCTCCACCACTGTCATCATCAGCGTGGCCCTGGAGGAGGTGGCCCTGGAGGAGAGCTACAAGCCTCGGGATTTCCTGGCTGGTGCCAAGGAGAAGCCAGACCTGACTTTCTACCTGATCATCGCCCTGGCAGCCGTTAGCACCATGGCCCTCGCCACCATCACCCTCCTGGCTGCCCGGTGCCTCCGGCGCAGAGGCCGTGCCGGCCCTTcgccctggtgctgctgctggctcagcGAGTCGCCCTCCCGGGACGTCTTCAAACACTCCAGCCCAAAGCTCCAGCTCAGCTCCGACGGCACCCTGAAGTACATGGAGGTCACCCTGCGACCCACCGACTCCCAGTCCCAGTGCTACGGCACCTGCTTCTCCCAAGGCTCCGACCGGAGCGACTTCACCTTCCTGCGCCCTTGCCCGCCCCCCGCGACCCTACCAAGGGAAACCGGGGCTTTCCTCCCCGCTACCGCTACGCTGCGGGACCTGGGACAGGTGAGAGTTTAG